From the Eriocheir sinensis breed Jianghai 21 unplaced genomic scaffold, ASM2467909v1 Scaffold23, whole genome shotgun sequence genome, one window contains:
- the LOC126990988 gene encoding protein phosphatase inhibitor 2-like isoform X1, with amino-acid sequence MADNLSKQPRKGILKNSSSFEGNERQREKGTKWDEMNILATLHPKDKDYGHMKIEEPKTPYAKYSEGDSGDEHEGLDADLLARKIQLGGNELPKALVEPEDEDSSDDEDISPEEREKRKIFEMKRKQHYNEYYAVKLARKLMEDDDEEDEDDCEEDESKKSTGKDEGVSTNDEKDTNMEEVIEGDDARSGGHSEKMAVVGEEQEVSELGS; translated from the exons ATGGCAGACAACCTCAGCAAGCAGCCACGGAAGGGCATACTCAAGAATTCCTCGAGTTTTGAAGGGAACgagagacaaagaga GAAGGGTACAAAATGGGACGAAATGAACATCTTGGCGACGCTCCACCCCAAGGACAAAGACTACGGCCACATGAAGATCGAGGAGCCCAAGACGCCCTACGCCAAGTACAGCGAAGGGGACTCCGGGGACGAACATGAAGGGCTTGACGCTGACCTGCTAGCCAGAAA AATTCAACTGGGAGGCAATGAACTTCCCAAGGCACTGGTTGAGCCTGAAGATGAGGACTCGAGTGATGATGAAGACATCAGCCCTGAAGAAAGAG aaaagaggaaaatatttgaaatgaagagaaagcagCACTACAATGAGTACTACGCCGTGAAACTCGCCCGGAAGCTAATGGAAGACGAtgatgaggaggacgaagacgattgCGAAGAGGACGAGAGCAAAAAGTCCACAGGTAAAGATGAGGGAGTGAGTACAAATGATGAGAAAGACACAAACATGGAGGAGGTGATAGAGGGTGACGATGCAAGGTCAGGAGGTCACAGTGAAAAGATGGCAGTGgtgggggaggagcaggaggtcaGCGAGTTAGGCTCCTAA
- the LOC126990988 gene encoding protein phosphatase inhibitor 2-like isoform X2: protein MADNLSKQPRKGILKNSSSFEGNERQREKGTKWDEMNILATLHPKDKDYGHMKIEEPKTPYAKYSEGDSGDEHEGLDADLLARKIQLGGNELPKALVEPEDEDSSDDEDISPEEREKRKIFEMKRKQHYNEYYAVKLARKLMEDDDEEDEDDCEEDESKKSTGTHLSTI, encoded by the exons ATGGCAGACAACCTCAGCAAGCAGCCACGGAAGGGCATACTCAAGAATTCCTCGAGTTTTGAAGGGAACgagagacaaagaga GAAGGGTACAAAATGGGACGAAATGAACATCTTGGCGACGCTCCACCCCAAGGACAAAGACTACGGCCACATGAAGATCGAGGAGCCCAAGACGCCCTACGCCAAGTACAGCGAAGGGGACTCCGGGGACGAACATGAAGGGCTTGACGCTGACCTGCTAGCCAGAAA AATTCAACTGGGAGGCAATGAACTTCCCAAGGCACTGGTTGAGCCTGAAGATGAGGACTCGAGTGATGATGAAGACATCAGCCCTGAAGAAAGAG aaaagaggaaaatatttgaaatgaagagaaagcagCACTACAATGAGTACTACGCCGTGAAACTCGCCCGGAAGCTAATGGAAGACGAtgatgaggaggacgaagacgattgCGAAGAGGACGAGAGCAAAAAGTCCACAG gtacccatttatcgaccatctaA
- the LOC126990994 gene encoding alkylated DNA repair protein alkB homolog 8-like isoform X1, producing the protein MEGCRRDWNKVKKKITRCIAILQRDLPDIYTSEHPTKHIFIGNAGLTTNADESSLVELITSVGCGLEALTLLPGKQYSFASFTTPEQARTVIVAAHGHLAVRGSTSPVYMAYVDKVPLDPSPIKFRFPPGLSVIEDFVSPKEELQLMNLVDWGATPSCTAQGSVMKHRQVRHFGYEFQYSTNRVDKGRPLAQGLPPAIDYLLWRIVERGCMPSVPDQLTINRYLPGQGIPPHVDTHSSFTDELLSLSLGGGVNMDFRYIGGSGGNGNGEGSKDKPPHYVVYLPSRSLCVMTGPARYEWSHGICPRMTDVVASRNSATGLQLLPRRERISFTFRKIRQGECTCNNANICDSYSKKQKSEFGCSKGESKGCPTTPGEAPTDRSAARLEKEHVLEVYDQIAEHFSVTRHKPWPQVLEFVLSLPLGSMLLDVGCGNGKYMGHNKQVFQAGCDTSFELMKICNGRGFEVLTCNCLHLPYRDSIFDAVVCIAVIHHLATEGRRLAAVREMVRVLSVGGRGLIYVWAMEQRHGDKKSTYLKQNKEDIAKDDNNEESMSSNKPQDRADAGKTGAASLPVHVNRTEFVQQDMLVPWKLKPPRKYEAKCERRRCDRGCGVSHSCRNKKAQDTCDPGVDTLQITSNCGVLAAQENVRCDNCHSKSRKKAACAENRADQVFHRYYHVFKQGELELLCSQLNVRITKSFYDEGNWCVIFQKVS; encoded by the exons ATGGAGGGCTGCAGACGGGACTGGaacaaggtaaagaagaaaataacaagatgTATCGCTATCCTCCAGAGGGACCTCCCAGATATCTACACTTCAGAGCACCCAACCAAG CACATCTTCATAGGCAATGCAGGACTGACCACAAATGCAGATGAATCTTCCTTGGTGGAGCTGATCACGTCTGTTGGGTGCGGCCTGGAGGCCCTCACGCTGCTGCCAGGGAAGCAGTACAGCTTTGCCTCCTTCACCACCCCTGAGCAGGCCAGGACAGTGATAGTGGCAGCTCATGGCCATCTGGCTGTGCGTGGCTCCACCTCCCCCGTGTACATGGCTTATGTGGACAAAG TACCTCTGGACCCATCACCCATCAAGTTCAGGTTCCCGCCGGGCCTGTCTGTAATAGAGGACTTCGTCTCCCCAAAGGAGGAGCTACAGCTGATGAACTTGGTGGACTGGGGAGCCACACCCTCTTGTACAGCTCAAG GGAGCGTCATGAAGCACCGTCAGGTTCGTCACTTTGGGTACGAGTTCCAGTACAGCACCAACCGCGTGGACAAGGGGCGGCCGCTGGCCCAGGGGCTGCCCCCGGCCATTGACTACCTGCTGTGGAGGATTGTGGAGCGTGGCTGCATGCCGTCCGTACCCGACCAGCTCACCATCAACAGATACCTGCCCGGccagg GCATCCCCCCCCACGTTGACACCCACAGCTCCTTCACGGACGAGCTGCTCTCTCTCAGTCTGGGCGGCGGCGTCAACATGGACTTCCGGTACATTGGTGGCAGTGGAGGCAACGGAAACGGCGAGGGAAGCAAAGACAAGCCGCCTCATTATGTGGTGTACCTTCCCTCGAGGTCACTCTGTGTTATGACTGGCCCGGCACG GTATGAGTGGTCGCATGGCATCTGTCCGCGCATGACAGACGTCGTGGCCAGCAGGAACAGCGCCACGGGGCTCCAGCTGCTGCCACGCCGGGAACGCATCTCCTTCACCTTCAGGAAGATCCGGCAGGGGGAGTGTACGTGCAACAACGCCAACATCTGCGACTCTTACAGCAAGAAACAGAAGAGTGAGTTTG GCTGCAGTAAGGGAGAGAGCAAGGGCTGCCCCACTACCCCTGGCGAGGCACCCACTGACAGGTCTGCCGCACGCCTGGAAAAGGAACACGTCTTGGAGGTGTATGACCAGATAGCGGAGCACTTCAGCGTCACGCGCCACAAGCCTTGGCCGCAGGTGctggag TTTGTATTGTCGCTGCCTCTGGGGTCCATGCTGCTGGATGTTGGGTGTGGCAATGGCAAGTACATGGGCCACAACAAGCAGGTGTTCCAG GCTGGTTGTGATACGAGCTTTGAGCTGATGAAGATCTGCAATGGGCGGGGTTTTGAAGTCTTGACGTGTAACTGCTTGCACTTGCCGTACCGTGACTCAATATTTGATGCCGTCGTGTGCATCGCCGTCATTCATCACCTGGCAACTGAG GGCCGGCGCCTGGCAGCTGTGAGGGAGATGGTGCGTGTTCTGAGTGTCGGGGGCCGCGGCCTGATCTACGTGTGGGCCATGGAGCAGCGGCATGGGGACAAGAAGTCAACCTACCTCAAGCAAAACAAGGAAGACATTGCCAAGGATGATAACAATGAGGAAAGTATGTCCTCCAACAAGCCTCAAGACAGAGCTGATGCGGGCAAAACGGgcgctgcctccctccctgtccaCGTGAACCGCACAGAGTTTGTGCAGCAAGACATGCTGGTGCCCTGGAAGCTGAAGCCTCCCAGGAAGTATGAGGCAAAGTGTGAGAGAAGGAGGTGTGACCGAGGCTGTGGTGTGAGTCACAGCTGCAGAAACAAAAAGGCTCAAGACACCTGTGACCCGGGCGTAGACACACTGCAGATAACAAGCAATTGTGGCGTTCTGGCAGCACAGGAGAACGTGCGCTGCGATAACTGTCACTCCAAATCCAGGAAAAAAGCTGCCTGTGCTGAGAACAGAGCTGATCAAGTCTTCCACAGATACTATCATGTCTTCAAGCAGGGAGAGCTGGAGCTACTGTGCAGTCAACTCAATGTAAGAATTACTAAGTCTTTTTATGATGAAGGGAATTGGTGTGTGATCTTCCAGAAAGTAAGTTGA
- the LOC126990988 gene encoding protein phosphatase inhibitor 2-like isoform X3 — translation MADNLSKQPRKGILKNSSSFEGNERQREKGTKWDEMNILATLHPKDKDYGHMKIEEPKTPYAKYSEGDSGDEHEGLDADLLARKIQLGGNELPKALVEPEDEDSSDDEDISPEEREKRKIFEMKRKQHYNEYYAVKLARKLMEDDDEEDEDDCEEDESKKSTEAEG, via the exons ATGGCAGACAACCTCAGCAAGCAGCCACGGAAGGGCATACTCAAGAATTCCTCGAGTTTTGAAGGGAACgagagacaaagaga GAAGGGTACAAAATGGGACGAAATGAACATCTTGGCGACGCTCCACCCCAAGGACAAAGACTACGGCCACATGAAGATCGAGGAGCCCAAGACGCCCTACGCCAAGTACAGCGAAGGGGACTCCGGGGACGAACATGAAGGGCTTGACGCTGACCTGCTAGCCAGAAA AATTCAACTGGGAGGCAATGAACTTCCCAAGGCACTGGTTGAGCCTGAAGATGAGGACTCGAGTGATGATGAAGACATCAGCCCTGAAGAAAGAG aaaagaggaaaatatttgaaatgaagagaaagcagCACTACAATGAGTACTACGCCGTGAAACTCGCCCGGAAGCTAATGGAAGACGAtgatgaggaggacgaagacgattgCGAAGAGGACGAGAGCAAAAAGTCCACAG AAGCAGAAGGTTAA
- the LOC126990994 gene encoding alkylated DNA repair protein alkB homolog 8-like isoform X2: protein MEGCRRDWNKVKKKITRCIAILQRDLPDIYTSEHPTKHIFIGNAGLTTNADESSLVELITSVGCGLEALTLLPGKQYSFASFTTPEQARTVIVAAHGHLAVRGSTSPVYMAYVDKVPLDPSPIKFRFPPGLSVIEDFVSPKEELQLMNLVDWGATPSCTAQGSVMKHRQVRHFGYEFQYSTNRVDKGRPLAQGLPPAIDYLLWRIVERGCMPSVPDQLTINRYLPGQGIPPHVDTHSSFTDELLSLSLGGGVNMDFRYIGGSGGNGNGEGSKDKPPHYVVYLPSRSLCVMTGPARYEWSHGICPRMTDVVASRNSATGLQLLPRRERISFTFRKIRQGECTCNNANICDSYSKKQKSCSKGESKGCPTTPGEAPTDRSAARLEKEHVLEVYDQIAEHFSVTRHKPWPQVLEFVLSLPLGSMLLDVGCGNGKYMGHNKQVFQAGCDTSFELMKICNGRGFEVLTCNCLHLPYRDSIFDAVVCIAVIHHLATEGRRLAAVREMVRVLSVGGRGLIYVWAMEQRHGDKKSTYLKQNKEDIAKDDNNEESMSSNKPQDRADAGKTGAASLPVHVNRTEFVQQDMLVPWKLKPPRKYEAKCERRRCDRGCGVSHSCRNKKAQDTCDPGVDTLQITSNCGVLAAQENVRCDNCHSKSRKKAACAENRADQVFHRYYHVFKQGELELLCSQLNVRITKSFYDEGNWCVIFQKVS, encoded by the exons ATGGAGGGCTGCAGACGGGACTGGaacaaggtaaagaagaaaataacaagatgTATCGCTATCCTCCAGAGGGACCTCCCAGATATCTACACTTCAGAGCACCCAACCAAG CACATCTTCATAGGCAATGCAGGACTGACCACAAATGCAGATGAATCTTCCTTGGTGGAGCTGATCACGTCTGTTGGGTGCGGCCTGGAGGCCCTCACGCTGCTGCCAGGGAAGCAGTACAGCTTTGCCTCCTTCACCACCCCTGAGCAGGCCAGGACAGTGATAGTGGCAGCTCATGGCCATCTGGCTGTGCGTGGCTCCACCTCCCCCGTGTACATGGCTTATGTGGACAAAG TACCTCTGGACCCATCACCCATCAAGTTCAGGTTCCCGCCGGGCCTGTCTGTAATAGAGGACTTCGTCTCCCCAAAGGAGGAGCTACAGCTGATGAACTTGGTGGACTGGGGAGCCACACCCTCTTGTACAGCTCAAG GGAGCGTCATGAAGCACCGTCAGGTTCGTCACTTTGGGTACGAGTTCCAGTACAGCACCAACCGCGTGGACAAGGGGCGGCCGCTGGCCCAGGGGCTGCCCCCGGCCATTGACTACCTGCTGTGGAGGATTGTGGAGCGTGGCTGCATGCCGTCCGTACCCGACCAGCTCACCATCAACAGATACCTGCCCGGccagg GCATCCCCCCCCACGTTGACACCCACAGCTCCTTCACGGACGAGCTGCTCTCTCTCAGTCTGGGCGGCGGCGTCAACATGGACTTCCGGTACATTGGTGGCAGTGGAGGCAACGGAAACGGCGAGGGAAGCAAAGACAAGCCGCCTCATTATGTGGTGTACCTTCCCTCGAGGTCACTCTGTGTTATGACTGGCCCGGCACG GTATGAGTGGTCGCATGGCATCTGTCCGCGCATGACAGACGTCGTGGCCAGCAGGAACAGCGCCACGGGGCTCCAGCTGCTGCCACGCCGGGAACGCATCTCCTTCACCTTCAGGAAGATCCGGCAGGGGGAGTGTACGTGCAACAACGCCAACATCTGCGACTCTTACAGCAAGAAACAGAAGA GCTGCAGTAAGGGAGAGAGCAAGGGCTGCCCCACTACCCCTGGCGAGGCACCCACTGACAGGTCTGCCGCACGCCTGGAAAAGGAACACGTCTTGGAGGTGTATGACCAGATAGCGGAGCACTTCAGCGTCACGCGCCACAAGCCTTGGCCGCAGGTGctggag TTTGTATTGTCGCTGCCTCTGGGGTCCATGCTGCTGGATGTTGGGTGTGGCAATGGCAAGTACATGGGCCACAACAAGCAGGTGTTCCAG GCTGGTTGTGATACGAGCTTTGAGCTGATGAAGATCTGCAATGGGCGGGGTTTTGAAGTCTTGACGTGTAACTGCTTGCACTTGCCGTACCGTGACTCAATATTTGATGCCGTCGTGTGCATCGCCGTCATTCATCACCTGGCAACTGAG GGCCGGCGCCTGGCAGCTGTGAGGGAGATGGTGCGTGTTCTGAGTGTCGGGGGCCGCGGCCTGATCTACGTGTGGGCCATGGAGCAGCGGCATGGGGACAAGAAGTCAACCTACCTCAAGCAAAACAAGGAAGACATTGCCAAGGATGATAACAATGAGGAAAGTATGTCCTCCAACAAGCCTCAAGACAGAGCTGATGCGGGCAAAACGGgcgctgcctccctccctgtccaCGTGAACCGCACAGAGTTTGTGCAGCAAGACATGCTGGTGCCCTGGAAGCTGAAGCCTCCCAGGAAGTATGAGGCAAAGTGTGAGAGAAGGAGGTGTGACCGAGGCTGTGGTGTGAGTCACAGCTGCAGAAACAAAAAGGCTCAAGACACCTGTGACCCGGGCGTAGACACACTGCAGATAACAAGCAATTGTGGCGTTCTGGCAGCACAGGAGAACGTGCGCTGCGATAACTGTCACTCCAAATCCAGGAAAAAAGCTGCCTGTGCTGAGAACAGAGCTGATCAAGTCTTCCACAGATACTATCATGTCTTCAAGCAGGGAGAGCTGGAGCTACTGTGCAGTCAACTCAATGTAAGAATTACTAAGTCTTTTTATGATGAAGGGAATTGGTGTGTGATCTTCCAGAAAGTAAGTTGA